The Euphorbia lathyris chromosome 8, ddEupLath1.1, whole genome shotgun sequence genome has a window encoding:
- the LOC136203054 gene encoding F-box/kelch-repeat protein At1g55270-like: MDRTIQPPLVDTTACLCRVDAGLKTVASAKKYVPGSKLCLQPDIKPSIHPTRSKPSRGDRSRNQSPLLPGLPDDLAIACLIRVPRVEHRKLRLVCKRWYRLLAGNFYYSLRKSIGIAEEWVYVIKRDRDGKISWHAFDPIYQLWQPLPPVPKEYSEALGFGCAVLSGCHLYLFGGKDPIKGPMRRVIFYSARTNKWHRAPDMLRRRHFFGSCVINNCLYVAGGENEGGHRSLKTAEVYDPNKNRWSFISDMSTAMVPFIGVVYEGKWFLKGLGSHRQVLSEVYQPETDRWYPVYDGMVSGWKNPSASLNGHLYALECKDGCKLRVYDDVSDSWSKHIDSKMHLGNSLALEAAALVPLNGKLCIIRNNMSISLVDVSKTEDPRGATAEHLWETISGKGQLKTLVTNLLSTLAGRNRLKSHIVHCQILTAVDYSQR; this comes from the exons ATGGATAGAACGATTCAACCTCCTCTG gTTGATACCACAGCTTGTTTATGTAGAGTAGATGCAGGCCTCAAAACGGTTGCCAGTGCAAAGAAGTATGTCCCTGGATCTAAGCTCTGCCTTCAACCTGACATCAAACCATCCATTCACCCTACCAGGAGCAAGCCTTCACGTGGGGATAGGAGCAGGAAccaatctcctcttcttccaGGACTTCCTGATGATCTTGCTATTGCTTGTCTGATCCGTGTCCCGCGAGTAGAGCACCGTAAGCTACGGCTAGTGTGCAAAAGATGGTACCGTCTTTTGGCTGGAAATTTCTACTACTCACTTCGGAAAAGCATCGGCATTGCAGAGGAATGGGTATACGTCATCAAGAGAGACCGAGATGGAAAAATCTCATGGCATGCATTTGACCCGATATACCAACTATGGCAGCCTCTTCCCCCTGTCCCAAAGGAATACTCCGAAGCCCTTGGTTTTGGTTGTGCTGTCCTCAGTGGTTGTCACCTCTATCTGTTTGGTGGTAAAGACCCTATAAAAGGACCAATGAGAAGAGTCATTTTTTATAGTGCTAGGACTAATAAGTGGCATCGTGCCCCAGATATGCTTCGTCGACGACATTTTTTTGGTTCTTGTGTCATAAACAACTGTTTGTATGTAGCTGGTGGGGAAAATGAGGGAGGCCATCGGTCTTTGAAAACAGCAGAAGTTTATGACCCTAACAAGAATAGATGGTCGTTCATATCGGATATGAGTACAGCGATGGTGCCCTTCATTGGGGTTGTGTATGAGGGCAAGTGGTTCCTTAAGGGATTGGGATCTCACCGGCAGGTTCTGAGTGAAGTTTACCAGCCTGAAACAGATCGCTGGTACCCTGTTTATGATGGGATGGTTTCAGGGTGGAAGAACCCTAGTGCTTCCTTGAACGGGCACCTGTATGCTTTGGAATGTAAAGATGGCTGCAAACTTAGAGTCTATGATGACGTTAGTGATTCTTGGAGCAAGCATATCGACAGCAAGATGCACTTGGGGAATTCACTGGCGTTGGAGGCTGCTGCTTTAGTTCCACTGAACGGGAAGCTGTGCATAATCAGGAACAATATGAGCATATCTTTGGTTGATGTATCAAAAACGGAAGATCCGAGGGGTGCTACTGCGGAGCATTTATGGGAAACGATATCAGGGAAAGGGCAATTGAAGACTTTGGTCACAAATCTGTTGTCAACTCTAGCAGGAAGAAACAGGCTGAAAAGTCATATCGTTCATTGCCAGATCCTCACAGCGGTAGATTATTCACAGAGATGA